A genomic segment from Clarias gariepinus isolate MV-2021 ecotype Netherlands chromosome 11, CGAR_prim_01v2, whole genome shotgun sequence encodes:
- the wu:fb18f06 gene encoding glutamic acid-rich protein, whose product MMDFDLGAAVETDQAKKSDAKEVEGIFGSGKKSEDKDKEKCKDKVKCKDDKKHKEDKKHKEDKKHKEDKKHKEHKKPKEHKNKEHKKHGGHSSSSSDED is encoded by the exons ATGATGGACTTCGACTTGGGTGCAG CTGTGGAAACGGACCAGGCAAAGAAGAGCGACGCAAAAGAGGTCGAGGGAATCTTCGGATCTGGAAAGAAGTCTGAAGACAAG gATAAGGAGAAGTGTAAAGACAAGGTAAAATGCAAAGATGACAAGAAGCATAAAGAGGACAAGAAGCATAAAGAGGACAAGAAGCATAAGGAGGACAAGAAgcataaagaacacaaaaagcCTAAAGAGCACAAGAATAAAGAGCACAAGAAGCATGGGGGACACAGCTCCTCCTCCAGTGACGAGGATTAG